TACAAAATTCAATCTGATCATAGGACTTCACTTCAGTTTCGGACATTTCGGCTACACTATCGTAGATTCCATTGACCAAAATTTTTCCCTTTGAATCAACCAAGGAATTCATGAGATAAACAAGATCAGCCATAGCTTCGTGAATCGCACCGCCGAAAGATCCGCTGTGCAAATCTCTTTCGGCGCATttaatttccacaaagaagtagcAAACTCCTCGAAGGCCATAAGTAATGCAGGGCTTAGTTGTTCCGAGCCAGTAATTGTCGGAAATGCAAACGTAATCGACATCCTTAAGGAAAGTTTCTTTACGAGCGTAGAGAAGTTCATCCAATCCTTCGCTTCCACTTTCTTCCATTCCTTCAAAGATAAACTGTAATAAAAAACAGcatggtttaaattaatttaaattgattcgctttgtaaaataataaaagcaGATGGACTTCCTAACGAACTGAAGGAGggtttcaatatttattaattaaaatcattgtaaTTACTTTAATATTGACAGGAATATCAATTCCTAAAGCCTGATAGCCTTCCAGTGCATGAATCCAGCAAAGAACGGGTCCCTTATCGTCCGTGCTTCCTCTTCCgtaaagttttccatttttttcgacaAGAGTGAAGGGCTCTGTATCCCAGCCATCTTCTTTTAAAGCAGGCTGAACATCCAGATGTCCATAAATAAGAACAGTTTTTTTCTTTGGATCGGTTCCAAGTTGGCCGAGCAAAACAGGTGGCAAGGGAATTTCCGCTCCTGATGGTATGTTTTGTGTACCAATATCTGCTAGTTCAGTTGTAGCGCCTAAATCTTTTATCTTTTGCTCTGcccatttcatcatttttatcacCTCATCTCTTTTGTCTGGCCATCCTGAGACGGATTTAATGCTTATTGCTTCTCCTAGGGTTTTTATGTAGTCTGCCTTGTGTGCATCAACGTAACTGAAATATTAAggcttgaaatttaataataaacctttcaaatatatttaaggcactatattttttaaggcattttttaccATTGTTATACGACTCGTAGTTTTATTTATgatcaaaaaacatatttttttgtagtcgaatataaaaaataatagcattttttgATAATGGTAAGGGTAATGAACGTTAGCTATGGTAAAAGTTCAATGTACGTAATCATTATCAACCGATAAAGAGATATTGAAATTGGGTAATGATAAAGACTTATCAATTAagactaaatataattttttctcaatttttgccTAGAAGTCAGTGGTTTTTAGTGTAATTTagaattgtaataaaattcaaaattagtttttctcaTAAACTAAATTGCAGTTCTTACTAATTTTTGGGTTTACCATTGAGGAGTCATATCTTTTTAAGAAatcgaaattatcaaaattcccaAAGTTGCTTTCTTTCACTTCTGTAACtatttgtacaaatttaaaaattaaatacaaggCTTCCTGATACgattttaataatgaaagatgcggcaaaaaaaatttttgttaaaaaatgtatgtcctccaaatgaaaaacactttaattgtgaaattattcgatataaaacattttaagtttttaattttttaatttggaattatttaaacttcaaattgGTCTATGTCAAGCGTTTAATTCCGAAAATatcataaacttttaagaaaaaagtaaaaacgagaacggaaaaataagtaaaaaaaaagaagaaatttcgggTAGACTTTCGAAAAGGTCAcctaaaaatattgaatgaataCTTGGCTTATGGGTTCCTTTTACATCCTagttaaaaatccccaaagaattTTTGGAGCACATTAATATAAACtaagttattaacatttttcttttttttaaattagttttttttcaaaaatcttgaaaaaacagTGATCTGAGATAAAAATGCTATTCATAAAAGCTATAGATCTCatctataattatattttgtacaCGTAAATTTGTTTCCTAAAACtaatattcttaacaaaaatgaccaaaattaattctcagatatatgtttcaaaattatattaaatatggtaaaatattaattaattttaaaggttgaacctttcaaaagaaggaaaaataagttgaaacatcTTCTAAATGATGAGAGGTATGTGGTCCAAACTTAGATCATGGTCCAAACCTCCTCCCGTCCATCTCAACGAAACCCTTTTCCAAAGCCAAAAAAAAACACGCGTCCTAGTGTGGggcattttaaatcagaaataagtTATGAGACGATGCTCCTaacttagaaaattgttttttttttttaatgacctgAAACTTATCAAAGATATGTTAAAATTTGCCAAAATTTTCAGTAATGTTAccagaaaaattatagaaattatcgCAAAGTGTTGAGAAAATTATGGTAATTATTGCTGctttattaatattcatattaaGCAACAAATATTTACCAAATTTGGATTATATGTGTCCTGTTTAAACATAAGGTATAATCCAAAATAGAACACTCTGAGAAAGCTATAGAAGCCAATGGTTCTTATGAGCTATACtttgaagatttacaaatatatttttttttattttttagagtagAGTGGAGGAAAAATTAAAAGGGCTTCAATTGGTTTTCATTCCCAAGtatttaaaagtgtattttttcatgttttaaatctttgaaatcaaaatgtaaaaaatttaagttaaattgaaatccaaattaaaaatcctatttaacgtccaataatcaaattgatgcaaaatcctgttaaaaacaagaatccaacgaccaaatttggaccacaacgaataaaaaaaaaaaaattctattgtaacctgaaaaaaaattgcggacaaaaataaataagaggaaagaaaaatgagaaggcagccaaccacatccccttccttctctttttctttctttccttttttttatttttgtccgcaaattttttttcagattagaatagaattttttgtttttgtttattcgttgtggtccaaatttgatcattggattcttgtttttaacaggagtttgcatctaTGAAAtcgttcaaaaactttaaaaattatatcttagcATAAAAAAACAGCACACGAAATATATAACACAAGTTTAATCTTCATTATCCTTTCTCTTAGAAAGAGGAAGATGAAACAAACATGGCTGTACCCCTTTGACACAATCATTTCTCAAATCCAACTCAACTATAACCATGTTTTTTTGGCGcaataaaatgtatttcattatatagtttttaaatttaacgatACGGCAAAATCAAGTTACTTGAAACTGCAAAGACAaaacaattttcgacaaatatGGGCTTTACCCAATTGCTGTTTTCAGCGCCTGAATGATGTTCTTTAAACTtatcaaatttcaaactttttcaaacaaatgacatAAACCAGGAATTGAAAAAGGACAGATTCCCAATATTTTGTTCTCAAATCACTAATTGCAAAATAGatggtttttaaattttgcaatttttacgaCACATGTATTAACGATttgctagaactttttttttacgaagttacgggtgtttgaattttaaacattgaaaacacGGATTATCacaaaattgtccaaatttttgGTAATGCTGTGATGTCTTTTATTCTAATTGAATCTGATGGAATTGCTCGACTTTTTAAAACTCCggtagacaattaaaaaaaggtttcaatgtGACAAAATGACGGcggatttgtttaaaatattcaaaattaattaactgaCTTTAAAATCCCATGGTTTTTTTCTActgattttttttctagattcggttgtatttaaaaaatacattacatGGTAGTCTGCACTGTATCTGAGCACTGGAGGCAAGacagaatttttgtttgaaatacgaaaatccacattttttccaaaacggcacaagatatgaaaaagtcaaaagaacaaaattgtttctttttgagatttttgcgaaaatatgtataaaatccttgaagtcttttttttcaacaatacaaGTTTATGGTGCGATGAAAACACAAAAGGGACTTAAAAGTGACGAATGTGAataatgaattggaaaattctctcTTCTCAGCAAGGTGAATTTACACAGCCTACATGAATGGCTCATGCACATAATACGTCACACTATTTTCCTTACTTTAAATAAAGACGAGAATAAAATTGCCTTGAAGCCAAAAGGAAtacaacgatttaaaaaaaaaaagaaaaagtatgaCACGTAATATGTGCACGACCCCAAAGTCCAAACTGTATTAGAATCAGgaagaaaaagacatttttttctcgaaaaatcagcAAGATACGTGTCatcttattccaattgaaaaacaacatatttgaataacaaataattttgtttggctgcgagatttgaaatgaattcagtCTAGAGAAAGAGAATTCATGTAcaatttgggaaaaaataattttattgttaattacttaatttatatTGATCTGCGCCAAAAATCCTTTTGGGACTTTCAAATAAGATGCAAAAGGAATTATTAGGCCAATTATGAAGTCAATATTCTTAAGTAATATTTTCGGAAGTATACCCGAAATGACACTGGCATGGCTAGTCAttgtaaccaattttttattagagCAGACATTTTTTCCACCAGAACAGTAAACGAAAGTCGGAATTTCGTAGTTATCAGTATAACAACGTAACCttgagtaaaaaataaactaaaaaatgctGTATAAAGAATACATAGTGCATATGTActcatatttgataaatattcaaggcatttttttgtttttaatgcaaAAGTAAGTTGAATGACATGATAGAACTAAAATAAAGCTGATGAAAGATGTTTATTGTCATTTTCAAATGCTGACCTGGAATCTCAagcaaatttaattgaaaaaaatttttaatattcgaaaagcTGTTTCTATTTATAAGTCTGTCTTTAATAATAATCTAataatcattttataatttagaaatttacaaccgataaaattgtaagtaatgtcgtgttttgaaaaataaaaaaggtgattCTTTAAACAGTCctgtaaatttaaacaaattacatacatgTGCGTgtgtatatataaaaaatgtaaacagtatttaaaattaaacataaataataaaaatcctttgaaacaggtaccgaattttaaactatatttcatcaaaataaatttgttgcaaaattttaaaaatatataaaaaatctaaattttataggttaggttttttgaattttcaacaaattgcagaTTTTTCATGTAGTTTTTATTAGTTATCAGATATATAAAGTTactaaagaaaagttttaaatagtATATAGTATAACAGTACCTGAAAAGTTTTTCCAGAGTTGGTGGAACAGCCATAATAAGACGATGCGTTGATTCTAAGTATTCAAAGTACAAATGCTGATAAACACGAAAGAATTCAACCTTTTCGGGAAACTGGACAAGAATGCAAGAAcagagataaaaatttaaaaaatcggagtAAACCGGTTGGCTTCTGCCGGTTAATATTCACTACTGGCCGTTATTGCAAATACCTTTGGtaaaacttaatataaaaattacttcttgaaCTTCGTCAGTAGTTCTTAATGCCTAAATTGTTCTGCCGAAAAAAAGCTAGAACGAAATTCGTTCAACCAATGTCAGTAAATGAACTATAGTTCGCTCCTTTTGTACAAACTAGTCAGAGTCAGCTgatataaattgatataaatccctgtaagaaaaaaaaagattatgccAGGAACGTAATCACCGATTTTAGTGCCCGCATCCATAGATGGTGAACCCAGGAACatttttatgaactaaaaaactaaaattttaatatgattttcagacaatttaataaatatgaaagaaatatatttgaaaagttttcgaatattttggaattaaatctTCTTCCCAAATCAAAGatattttaccaaataaattttttgaaccaaatgcTATATGCGCATGCGcatcgagtttttaaattttggcggttataatttaaccgttttgtacATGTATATAGCGTCTACTGACGGCTACTGACGCAACGTGGAAACAAATCGCGTGCCTTTCGAGTTGTTTCGTGTGTTTCTGCCGCGTGTCCTAGAATACGTGGACAAAATATATATTCTGTGCAAAAAGACGAGATAAAAAGTGTCAAAGGTTGTtcagcaaattattttaaacgataCAACGGTTCAAAATCAAGGAATATTTGTCACAAAAGAGGTTAGTTATCTTTCTGTCAAATAGTCTGCCATATAGTCTTTCTTTCCCCTgtcatatttatacaaaaatgtgcTTTATATCCATAAATAATCTCTATGCAATTTAGACAAAccgtatattgttaaaaatgtagcacATTATTTAGTCTTGTattcagtttttgattttttggttcttgaaaaaatcacttcaataaaattgttacgatttttattttatttttttatgaatatttacgATATTCCTACTCACGTTTTGtgttatatatttgttatttatcgaTGAAAATTGACAAAGAGGTTAAAAATCGTATATCTTTGTGTACCTAAAGACGGAGGTTTATTGAATTTTGACTATTTCCCTACAATATAGCTAGCATATGAAAATATTGGCAGATTGCCGTGCAATATTGCGATAATGTTCGTGCAACGTAGGAATTTCTCACTCAAACAATATTGCTGaacaattttgcaatattttctacagaaaaacgaattattttgtAATGTGTACAAACATTTAGTGTTTTTCTTgcagaaaaaaatgacgaaaatgaATGTGAAGGACAAACTACAGGACGACACTTTAGATCTCAGTTTATGTGATTTAGAGGAAGTGCCAGTTCGAGAAATTGTAAGTaattatttgacttttaattatttttactcgaaagttaaattctttttaattcttcaaaaagaTTCAATGTTTGGACTTCAATCTTGAATTTGTGGTTCAATACATTTGTTAATAGTAATTTCAGGGTGACCGTATGTCAGGCAAAAGTCAgggatttcgaaacaaaattttaaatcagggaatttcccttttggttacattttaaagataaaatcactggtcactttttgaattgaaaatattaccACTATTGCATTTAAGTGTTATACCTATTTTAATGCTATACTAATTTGAACGGTTTCCAAAGGATTCTAATTAATGCAGGTCATTTTTAACAATTCGaagggattttcaagagctttaataaaattcaggagatttgaaaatattttcaaggactaaaacattttaaggaacttaaaaaaattccaaggcattttcaagagattaaaaatttttttaaatattctaaaggattaaaatattttaggacattttataagattccagggaattttgaaaagatctccgaggattttaatgattttcagttGTGTTTTTCGAATGAATTTTTACGAgcttgaaaaattctcaaaagatttcaagggatttgaaatgttttagagtacttttgaaaaatccaaggaatttttaagagcgttaaaaaatgttcaaagatttgaaatattttaaaacaataaacaacattccaagtcattttcaagagatttgaaaattttcaagggactaccaaggatttttatgattttcagcttttttttaatctctatgAATTTTTACGAGCTTGAAAAAGTTGTTAGAGATTTCAAGAATGTCaacggatttgaaatatttgagttttttattccaaggaatttgcaagagctttaaaaaatgataagggttttgaaaagatttgatatattttaagccatttaaaaaaattccaaggcattttcaagagattaaaaatttttcaagggatttcaaaatattctacaggattgaaatattttagggtattataaaattttcccagcaattttgtattggttttgtatttgaagagatttcaaaggatattaaatattttaggacattaaaaaatattccaaggcattttcaagagatctacaaattttcaagggattttttggatttttataagtttaggttttttaaaattccaataaatttctaagagcttcaaaaagttgcaagagatttcaaaggatttgaaatatttgagggtatttttaaaaaatcctaggaatttttaagagctttaaaaaattacaaagggtttcaaaagatttgaaatattttaaggcatttaaaaaaattccaaggtattttcaagagattaaaaaattttccagggatttcaaaatattttaaaggattaaaatattttaggtattataaaatatttccagCAATTTTGTActggtttcaataatttgaagagattttaaatgatttgaaatattttagggcatttaacaaaattccaaggcattttcaaacgatctaacatttttcaaaggatttcatggatttttatgattttaggtttttttttaattccaataaatttCTCAGAACttcaaaaagttgcaaaatatttcaaaggatttgaaatattttattgtattttaaaaaaatccagggaatttttgagagctttaaaaaattgtccagggatttcaaaagattttaaatgatttgtaatTATGTCAatgattaaagtttttaaacataattccaatgaattttcaagagcttgcaATAGTTGCAAGGGTTTTCCAAATATTCCAacggattttaaattttttaagttattgcaaaagatttcaaggcatttttaatagttttcaatGACATGAAAGGGgcttaaaggattttaatgattttaagggattttgacaatttttcattcggttgtaaataatttcttaaagtttcttaagatatggaacgattttataggaCATTATAATACTTGaagatatttgaaaggatttcaggGGAATTGGTAAGATCTCCGAGccatagaatttcacgggattgtATTTAATGGATTGGAAAGAATTGATTTTAAGTTCATCTTGAATTGTTATTAATTGATCTTTAATTCTTTTCAGttcttcttcaaaattctcttgattttttttttaattcttaattgtactcaattcaatggacttttaacatttttcttcagtttaaaaaaattaatcttaaattcttaggcattttttatatattttaatttttttaattcacgcaCATTATTATCTAAATTCAAAAtggttttattccatttataaaagtttctgtattgaaaatattacaagattaggATTTTGGTCTTTATATATTAATGGCCAGGGAAAACGAAAAATTAGGGgaaaaacagggaatttttcaaatgcaattttGCCATctccttaaattaatatttatttttactttttttcaggcCGTGCTAAAAAGAGCAAGGAATTTGGATTTATCAAACAATGCCTTGGTTTCATTACCCGTAagtataaatgaaaatattttgtattaattaatacattATAAATCTGAGATATCTCAAGGctaaggttgattttttttttaaatagaaaacgttCGTGACCCTtacacaaattataaaattggacCTCAGTAAAAACATGTTGACAGAGATTCCAGAAAACTTTGGAGAAATGGTGCACTTGAGACACCTGGACCTATACAGCAATAAAGTATGCTTTTTCAGATAGATACATTAAATTCAATGAAGATgtgtattataaatatattcattacatttattacatttaattatttacagaTAAGCAGATTGCCCCTGAGTCTCGGTAATTTGAAGAACCTAAAATGGCTCGATTTGAAAGAAAATCCTTTGGCTCCTGCAGTCGCCAGTGTCGCAGGCCCTTGCAGCAATGCAAGTGAATGTCAGGCTTGTGCTAAAAAAGTAGTTACCTACTTGGCAAACGTGCAACTTACAGTCGAAGAGGAAAAACAACGCAGAATAACTGCTGGTAATATTTCTCGACTAAAATCGCAATCTTTCTACAAACATTTcccacgatttaaaaaataaatatcttgaaaacgTTTTCTTTCTTCAGAAACAGAAAAGGCTGTCGCTACTAAAAAGgagggaaaaaagaaaaagaagactgCAGAAAAGGCGAAGACAAAAGGAAATACAGAAACGGACGTAGTCTCCGAACAAAAGGAAGAAACCGAACAAAATGACACGATCGTTTCAAAACCAAGTgaatcaactgaaaatcaaaagtCAGACAAAAAAAAAGGTACGAATTTGtaattatctttaatattttttataattatagtctttattaaattaattataacttgATTTTTCTGACAGATGGCATGAGCAGTCTTCTCTGCAAAGCAATTGTATTTCTCCTCATCTGGGCAGTTTTCTTCAGTCTAATGATAATTTTGGCCGTTGCGATTTTCCCGATTTATGACGAACGGCGTTCCGATGCAGCTTTTAGGTATTTGGAAACCGAGGTCGGTTTGCCCGTCAGGCACTATCGACAAGTAGGGAAAAATATGTTCGAGAAATTCGTCACTGACACGATCGTTTGGACCAATTACACACGGACACTCGTGGAAGGTTATTATAATCAGTATTTCATGCAGGACGCCGCTCAGACAAAAAATGTCACTTGAGGGaacgaaatttggaattttttcaatcacaTTCTATGctacaaatatattttacaaatacgACTATATTGAAGTTTTACATGTTTCTGCTATTACGCAGAAAAGTAATTAAGAGATTTTCTTTCTTATGAAAGAGTGTACTTTGCCACTGAGTGGTAATAATTAAGGATTTTACCGACGTTGCATTTTTACATGAAACGGAGAagggaattgaaaaagaaaagttgGGTAGCGATATTCGATGATATTTTAACCTTAAGAACGACTAATATATGTGCAACTAATGAAGGAAAATAATAAAACGCTAAACGAAAATTATCGCTATTTACAATTTCATTGGCAAGTACCCTATTTTTTCTTGGGATATGATAGAATGTTTTAAATCCGAGACatataaatcataatttaaaattagttttgacaGGTTTAATTTGAGATTCAGTCTTGAATGCTTCCAGTttgaaattgtagattttttattgCGAAAGCTTTTAcagtgaagtttaaaattttgagaatttttacgATCTTCATAATATCCCAAATCTATTTAAGActtataatacaaaatttcaattttcagcacttcaaaattttttttaaattccatacatTTAGCAcgttttcaaatggaaaatttccaACATTAAGcgattatatttaaattttattataattcattttacaGGTTTCCAATGTCTACTTTCACGAATActgtaaatttcgaaaaaaattatttgtcacttaaatatgttgtttttcaaaggAAATGTGGTAACAgttatctcaaataaaaaaaggcgaattgtaaaaaaaggtttatatATTTGTCTTTTTCTGTTAGATTCTCATAACATTTCTTGTCCACGTTCGAAATCTGTCGAAAATGTAGAATGATATCAATTAACAACatggcggtttttctgaaaatatttagtCATTTTACTCAGGAATCCCAGCGTTTTTTTTCTAGGTTTGTCCCACTGTAAAGAATATATTCCATGAATGTGTATGTGTctgtaaaacaaaaattcactttttttgctaaaacggCAAGATACacgaaaaaaagtcaaagaaacaGAATTCTTTCtctcaaaaatttctgaaaaaatgtttcttggtaCTTTCTTCTATCTCAtcttgtttttttaagttttttgcgaaaatatgtacaaaattctgtgaaattaattttttctcagcaATACAATTTCGTGCtaccataaaaaacaaaaaagaagataattGAACAGTGTCAACAACTTTTacatcaaattgttaaattatgtttctctttggtt
The sequence above is drawn from the Belonocnema kinseyi isolate 2016_QV_RU_SX_M_011 chromosome 7, B_treatae_v1, whole genome shotgun sequence genome and encodes:
- the LOC117175791 gene encoding cytosolic non-specific dipeptidase; the encoded protein is MAVPPTLEKLFSYVDAHKADYIKTLGEAISIKSVSGWPDKRDEVIKMMKWAEQKIKDLGATTELADIGTQNIPSGAEIPLPPVLLGQLGTDPKKKTVLIYGHLDVQPALKEDGWDTEPFTLVEKNGKLYGRGSTDDKGPVLCWIHALEGYQALGIDIPVNIKFIFEGMEESGSEGLDELLYARKETFLKDVDYVCISDNYWLGTTKPCITYGLRGVCYFFVEIKCAERDLHSGSFGGAIHEAMADLVYLMNSLVDSKGKILVNGIYDSVAEMSETEVKSYDQIEFCMDEFRNSVGCAKLAHEDKKQLLMHRWRQPSLSLHGIEGAFSEPGSKTVIPGKVVGKFSLRIVPNMTPQEVEQKVKAHLQQQWTARNSPNILKISMDHGGKAWTENPDHPNYFAARKATKHVYKVDPDLSREGGSIPVTLTFQEVTGKNVLLLPVGAGDDGAHSQNEKVDVRNYIEGTKLLGAYLYEVSQL
- the LOC117175793 gene encoding leucine-rich repeat-containing protein 59-like; the protein is MTKMNVKDKLQDDTLDLSLCDLEEVPVREIAVLKRARNLDLSNNALVSLPKTFVTLTQIIKLDLSKNMLTEIPENFGEMVHLRHLDLYSNKISRLPLSLGNLKNLKWLDLKENPLAPAVASVAGPCSNASECQACAKKVVTYLANVQLTVEEEKQRRITAETEKAVATKKEGKKKKKTAEKAKTKGNTETDVVSEQKEETEQNDTIVSKPSESTENQKSDKKKDGMSSLLCKAIVFLLIWAVFFSLMIILAVAIFPIYDERRSDAAFRYLETEVGLPVRHYRQVGKNMFEKFVTDTIVWTNYTRTLVEGYYNQYFMQDAAQTKNVT